One Balneola vulgaris DSM 17893 genomic window carries:
- a CDS encoding YfhO family protein: MSSNTDSSPLGFFYKLSETKQHLIALAILFLVPFFMFTEITIGGKELQRHDTTQFRAGVESVYEYREEFNEDPLWVENMFMGMPAYVVSVQKVVPYIDVFYNILKPIFPAFQHWVMLSGMYVLLVMMGFSPLIALFGSFAFSLTSYLPIIIGAGHNTKFATLAFAPWIIAGYWKISRSHNLLAGLLLFTVAMTLNVRALHPQITYYFMFLLGFLWLSDSWVQLKQKEYKAFATITLLLIVGGIVGILGYAQQFLTLQEYAEYSIRGGSALDNTSGLSTGYAFAWSQGIKETLTLFVAELYGGASPTYFGPKSFTSGPHYLGALLLPFIIIALLKNRNRTMLVFLFTGILAMFFSWGSNFALLNEAAFDLIPYFNKFRAPETWLILTAFCFTVVAVYGLQWTVDTIKEHKDSFKKLYPALGITLGVFLLLFVQVKTMDYTKDGEIDNIANQIAQQNQVSPNNPQVRQQAAQYVQANIVPDREEAANRDVLRTGFFLLIGGAILFLMSNRKISLSIGLLALLITLGADLITVGKRYIPERQIVNKNINTERYIESQKRDIDQYIIDNVSKGVYEERVFPLLDGAFQNAIPSYFYPTIGGYTGAKLSIVADLQQNGGPLYKGNGGLNLPLLGALNIRYITYQPGLNIEGLTQVYQGNQGAVYENEYLLARAYFVDSLVVANSPQEAFNFVDQPNVDYSKVAVVEGISSSEIQTSSDSLSSVEFIQYNGANMELNVSRSTPGFLVLSEIYYPAGWKAYLNDEEVEIHKTNYVQRGIQIPAGNHTLKLEFKPTSYELGVTLSWASILIQLGLALFLGITYFRGKNKAIES; this comes from the coding sequence ATGAGTAGTAATACAGACTCTTCCCCATTGGGCTTTTTTTACAAGCTATCTGAAACCAAGCAACACCTTATAGCGCTAGCTATTTTATTCTTGGTGCCCTTCTTCATGTTCACCGAGATTACTATTGGCGGCAAAGAACTTCAGCGCCATGATACAACCCAATTTAGAGCGGGTGTTGAGTCTGTTTATGAATACCGTGAGGAATTCAACGAAGACCCACTATGGGTTGAAAACATGTTTATGGGCATGCCTGCATATGTGGTATCTGTTCAAAAAGTAGTTCCCTACATCGATGTGTTTTATAACATTCTGAAACCCATTTTCCCCGCTTTCCAGCACTGGGTTATGCTGTCAGGTATGTATGTGTTACTTGTGATGATGGGGTTTTCGCCTCTTATTGCGCTTTTTGGGAGTTTCGCATTCTCCCTAACATCGTACCTCCCCATAATTATTGGAGCGGGCCATAATACCAAATTTGCAACCCTAGCCTTTGCTCCATGGATTATCGCAGGCTACTGGAAAATAAGTAGATCACATAATCTGTTAGCCGGTTTATTATTGTTTACCGTTGCAATGACACTTAATGTGCGGGCGCTACATCCTCAGATCACCTACTATTTTATGTTTTTATTGGGGTTTCTTTGGTTATCTGATTCTTGGGTTCAACTCAAGCAAAAAGAGTATAAAGCCTTTGCCACCATCACGCTTCTACTGATAGTTGGTGGCATTGTGGGCATTCTTGGTTATGCTCAACAATTCTTAACTCTTCAAGAATATGCTGAGTACAGTATTCGTGGAGGCTCTGCCTTAGATAATACATCGGGATTATCCACAGGATATGCATTTGCATGGTCGCAAGGCATTAAAGAAACACTTACACTTTTTGTAGCTGAATTATATGGAGGAGCCAGCCCAACTTACTTTGGGCCGAAATCATTTACTTCTGGCCCACATTATTTAGGAGCTTTACTACTTCCGTTTATTATCATCGCGCTTCTCAAAAATAGAAACAGAACGATGTTGGTGTTCCTCTTTACAGGAATCTTAGCCATGTTCTTTTCATGGGGTAGCAATTTCGCTTTACTTAATGAAGCCGCATTTGATCTAATACCTTACTTCAACAAATTTAGAGCTCCAGAAACGTGGTTAATCTTAACTGCATTCTGCTTTACTGTTGTTGCTGTTTATGGCCTTCAATGGACCGTTGACACTATCAAAGAACACAAGGATAGCTTCAAAAAACTATACCCTGCTTTGGGAATTACTTTGGGAGTATTCCTCCTTCTTTTTGTTCAAGTAAAGACTATGGACTACACCAAAGATGGTGAAATTGATAATATTGCCAATCAAATTGCACAGCAGAATCAAGTAAGTCCGAATAACCCTCAAGTACGCCAACAAGCAGCTCAATACGTCCAAGCTAATATCGTTCCAGATCGAGAAGAGGCCGCTAACCGTGATGTTCTAAGAACTGGGTTCTTTCTACTTATTGGTGGAGCGATTCTCTTTTTAATGTCGAATAGAAAAATATCCTTATCGATTGGCTTATTGGCTTTACTAATCACTTTAGGCGCCGACCTCATAACTGTAGGCAAACGGTATATTCCTGAACGTCAAATTGTGAATAAAAACATTAACACTGAGCGTTACATCGAATCTCAGAAGAGGGATATCGACCAGTATATTATTGATAATGTTTCCAAAGGCGTTTACGAAGAACGTGTATTCCCTCTCTTAGATGGAGCATTCCAAAATGCGATTCCTTCTTATTTCTACCCAACAATTGGTGGATATACCGGAGCAAAACTAAGTATCGTGGCTGATTTACAACAAAATGGCGGACCACTTTACAAAGGCAATGGTGGGCTTAACCTTCCGCTACTTGGCGCCTTAAACATCAGGTATATTACTTATCAGCCTGGATTAAATATTGAAGGGCTCACACAAGTTTATCAAGGCAATCAAGGTGCTGTTTACGAAAATGAGTATCTATTAGCTCGCGCTTATTTTGTGGATTCCTTGGTAGTAGCTAATTCCCCACAAGAGGCCTTTAATTTCGTCGACCAACCAAATGTTGATTACAGCAAAGTTGCCGTTGTTGAAGGTATTAGCTCTTCAGAAATACAAACATCATCTGACAGTTTAAGCTCCGTTGAATTCATTCAATACAATGGCGCTAATATGGAGCTGAATGTATCCCGATCTACTCCTGGATTCTTAGTACTCAGTGAAATTTATTACCCTGCTGGATGGAAGGCTTATTTAAATGACGAAGAAGTAGAGATACATAAAACGAATTATGTACAAAGAGGTATTCAAATACCAGCTGGTAACCATACATTGAAATTAGAGTTCAAACCAACATCCTATGAATTAGGGGTTACTTTATCTTGGGCTTCAATACTCATTCAACTTGGACTTGCTCTTTTCCTAGGTATCACTTATTTCAGAGGAAAAAATAAAGCGATTGAATCCTAA
- the gatC gene encoding Asp-tRNA(Asn)/Glu-tRNA(Gln) amidotransferase subunit GatC yields MSVSEKDVHYIANLARLQVTDEEAQSYAKDMSNILEYMEQLNEVNTDNVAPLEHVIDLDSRFRKDEAKEPLSHEDALKNAPDADSDYFRVPKVIE; encoded by the coding sequence ATGTCCGTATCAGAAAAAGACGTTCACTATATAGCAAACCTAGCCAGGCTGCAGGTAACCGATGAAGAAGCTCAATCTTATGCTAAGGATATGAGTAATATCTTAGAATATATGGAGCAATTAAATGAAGTGAACACGGATAATGTGGCTCCTTTAGAACACGTAATCGATTTAGATAGCCGATTCCGAAAAGATGAAGCAAAGGAACCGCTTTCTCATGAAGACGCTCTTAAAAATGCTCCCGATGCTGATTCAGATTACTTCCGTGTACCAAAAGTGATCGAATAA
- the ptsP gene encoding phosphoenolpyruvate--protein phosphotransferase, which produces MSNMDVEALQTIDGISASPGIAIGELVPLDNTRRKVLPKEITSADCELHKQAFVKARTTLVSELDEMLGYLDSTSRSIIETQKQIALDLEIERKVVDVIENKLMSGDYAVYHTFCEFIERLKESGSELFQQRIVDLENLRDRFIDHMCKEDNEIKLKKGDILVAKDLSPTELVSYHESGLSGIVMERGGVTSHAALIAQSLQIPCVVNAPNALRKSKKGTAILDGREGKLILNPDDEALDYYKKKLKKLKRSQKRLLKNLSEPNKTKSNTSFNLAANIEFESELGNLKKYNAEQIGLLRTEGLLFQNKISNEEQTSFYESVLKSVKGEVTVRLFDVGGDKIDSRIAEEANPFLGWRGIRMLLDEKTLLRNQLKALLTCSGFHKGRLKILVPMISMLEEVIQFKTLLEQVRSELEDEGIETDADLKIGVMIEVPSAALMAEEIAKEVDFMSIGTNDLTQYTLAVDRGNEKICGLYQQQHPALWKLIKVVVDAGESTNTEVTVCGELAGDVLGACGLYGLGVRNLSMITASIPKVKEELISHIDKDFGELAQYFLNANTTEEIKAKFEEWRLH; this is translated from the coding sequence ATGAGTAATATGGATGTTGAAGCCCTTCAAACTATTGACGGGATTTCCGCAAGCCCTGGGATTGCTATAGGTGAACTAGTACCCCTTGATAACACTCGTCGAAAAGTTTTACCCAAAGAAATTACATCTGCAGACTGTGAGTTGCACAAACAAGCTTTCGTTAAGGCTCGCACAACACTAGTATCCGAACTGGATGAAATGCTGGGTTATCTTGATTCGACTTCTCGTTCAATCATTGAAACGCAGAAGCAAATTGCCTTAGACCTTGAGATTGAACGTAAGGTTGTAGACGTCATCGAAAATAAATTGATGTCGGGCGATTATGCAGTGTACCATACCTTTTGTGAATTTATTGAACGACTTAAGGAAAGTGGATCTGAGCTATTTCAGCAAAGAATTGTTGACTTAGAAAATCTCAGAGACCGATTCATTGATCACATGTGTAAAGAGGACAATGAGATCAAATTGAAGAAGGGTGATATCCTAGTAGCAAAAGACCTAAGCCCAACTGAATTAGTGAGCTATCACGAAAGTGGATTGTCTGGAATAGTGATGGAGCGAGGTGGGGTGACTTCTCATGCAGCCCTAATTGCACAATCGCTTCAAATACCTTGTGTTGTAAATGCTCCCAATGCGCTTCGGAAGTCTAAAAAAGGCACAGCTATACTAGACGGTAGAGAAGGTAAGCTTATTCTAAACCCGGACGATGAAGCACTCGATTACTACAAAAAGAAATTAAAGAAGTTGAAGAGGTCTCAGAAGCGATTACTTAAGAACCTATCTGAGCCTAATAAAACGAAATCAAATACCTCTTTTAATTTAGCGGCTAACATAGAATTTGAGTCCGAACTTGGAAACCTTAAAAAGTACAATGCCGAACAGATTGGTTTGTTAAGAACGGAAGGGCTCTTATTTCAGAATAAGATTTCAAACGAGGAGCAAACTTCATTTTATGAATCAGTTCTGAAGAGTGTGAAGGGTGAAGTAACCGTTCGCCTATTTGATGTTGGTGGGGATAAAATTGACTCTCGTATTGCTGAAGAAGCAAACCCATTTTTAGGGTGGCGAGGTATTCGGATGCTGCTAGATGAGAAAACCTTGTTGCGAAATCAATTAAAGGCATTACTCACCTGTTCAGGATTTCACAAAGGTAGGTTGAAAATATTAGTACCCATGATTTCGATGTTGGAAGAGGTGATTCAGTTTAAAACACTTCTTGAACAAGTACGGTCAGAATTAGAAGACGAGGGTATAGAGACGGACGCAGATTTGAAAATCGGTGTAATGATTGAAGTACCAAGTGCGGCTCTCATGGCTGAAGAGATTGCCAAAGAAGTAGATTTTATGAGTATTGGTACGAATGATCTTACACAGTATACATTAGCCGTAGACCGTGGCAATGAAAAAATCTGTGGGTTATATCAGCAACAACACCCTGCTTTATGGAAATTGATTAAAGTAGTAGTAGATGCTGGTGAGAGCACCAATACCGAGGTGACCGTTTGCGGTGAACTAGCAGGAGATGTTTTAGGAGCTTGTGGTTTATACGGATTGGGAGTTAGAAACTTAAGTATGATCACGGCCTCAATACCAAAAGTAAAAGAAGAATTAATTAGTCATATTGACAAAGATTTCGGTGAGTTAGCTCAATATTTTTTAAACGCTAATACAACTGAAGAAATAAAAGCAAAGTTTGAAGAGTGGAGACTCCATTAA
- a CDS encoding glycosyltransferase: protein MNPKKVLILTYYWPPSGGSGVQRWVKFCKYLPDFGIEPIVLTVQNGTYPLLDTSLQNEVAHNLEVHKTNSIEPYHLFSKFTGKSVKQVSNPSNAFNTNGSWKQKLGVWLRSNFFIPDARLGWVPSARKKATEILEANDIDTVITTGPPNSTHLIGKYLKEKKSSLRWIMDMRDPWSQIFYNKSLPRVPLASHIDLHLETQCLKKANEVVVISNKMLKLQTKIVNRSYTVITNGFDHSDFTNTVESKSSDFFTIKYVGSMSINAIPHNFFKAISKLPAQLKSKLKIQFTGTYSSEIHSIINQYGVSELIEFQDYLPHLEAKKEMKNADLLLLTIPNTTDSEILTTGKIFDYIASQVPIICIGPLKGEAAFIIDEYQLGRTYDYDEVEALSKDLESAVNENNFPYQKWETDLQHHPFSRLSLTKVYANLVHNQA, encoded by the coding sequence TTGAATCCTAAAAAAGTACTCATTCTAACCTATTACTGGCCTCCAAGTGGAGGCTCAGGGGTCCAAAGGTGGGTCAAGTTTTGTAAGTATCTTCCAGACTTTGGCATTGAACCAATAGTACTTACCGTTCAAAATGGGACATATCCACTTTTAGATACGTCCCTTCAAAATGAGGTAGCACACAACCTAGAGGTTCATAAAACCAATAGCATTGAGCCCTATCATTTATTTTCAAAATTTACAGGGAAAAGTGTCAAGCAGGTATCAAACCCGTCTAATGCATTCAATACAAATGGCAGCTGGAAACAAAAACTCGGAGTCTGGTTAAGGTCCAATTTCTTTATTCCCGATGCTCGTTTAGGATGGGTTCCTTCTGCTCGTAAGAAAGCAACTGAGATTCTGGAAGCAAATGATATTGATACAGTAATTACCACTGGTCCACCAAATTCAACTCACCTTATTGGTAAATATTTAAAAGAGAAAAAATCTTCCTTAAGATGGATTATGGATATGCGTGACCCTTGGAGTCAGATATTCTATAACAAATCGCTACCTCGTGTGCCCTTAGCTTCTCACATCGACCTACATTTAGAAACACAATGCCTAAAAAAAGCAAATGAAGTGGTTGTGATATCTAACAAGATGCTAAAGCTTCAAACTAAGATAGTTAATCGCTCTTATACGGTGATTACGAATGGCTTTGATCATTCAGATTTCACCAACACGGTTGAATCCAAATCATCCGATTTTTTTACTATCAAATATGTTGGAAGCATGTCGATTAATGCCATCCCGCATAATTTTTTCAAAGCTATTTCAAAATTGCCTGCGCAATTGAAATCAAAGCTAAAGATTCAGTTTACGGGTACTTATTCTTCTGAAATCCATTCTATTATAAATCAGTATGGAGTCTCAGAATTGATAGAGTTTCAAGATTACTTGCCTCATTTAGAGGCTAAGAAAGAAATGAAAAATGCCGATCTCTTATTATTAACCATACCAAACACCACTGATAGTGAGATTTTAACGACAGGCAAAATCTTTGATTATATAGCTTCTCAAGTACCTATAATTTGCATTGGGCCACTTAAGGGTGAAGCAGCTTTTATCATAGATGAATATCAGTTAGGTAGAACTTATGATTATGATGAGGTTGAGGCACTGAGTAAGGATTTGGAAAGTGCTGTAAACGAAAACAACTTCCCTTATCAAAAATGGGAGACCGATTTACAGCATCATCCTTTTTCTAGGCTTTCATTAACTAAGGTGTATGCGAACCTTGTACATAATCAAGCTTAG
- a CDS encoding HPr family phosphocarrier protein has protein sequence MIKKKITIKNSSGLHARPSATLVKHASKFKSDFYIHMYGYKVNGKSILGVMTLAAEHGAELELEFNGPDEEKAMETICQLIEDKFGFEDE, from the coding sequence ATGATAAAGAAGAAAATTACCATAAAGAATTCCTCTGGTTTGCATGCGCGCCCATCAGCCACATTGGTTAAGCACGCCAGTAAATTTAAATCAGATTTTTACATACACATGTATGGATACAAAGTTAATGGTAAGAGTATTCTAGGTGTTATGACCCTAGCTGCTGAACATGGTGCTGAATTGGAATTAGAGTTTAATGGGCCAGATGAAGAGAAAGCCATGGAAACTATTTGCCAGCTCATAGAGGATAAGTTCGGATTTGAGGATGAGTAA